The region tctGAACCTCAGTAAAACCTCAACTGAATTACGTCCACCAAGTGTTTGTtaaaatgtcaaatacaaatttttGGTCTCTTACATCATTGCTTGCACATATGGTCAATGTAACTTCACCATATCTATGAATTAGTAACTTGTGATTGAAGAGAaaggattttcttgattcaaatGACTGTTGTGGTAAAGTAGGGAGCGATCCTAATGTTTTCCCTTTTTTTTCTGTTTCActaaaagttattttaaataattgaAATTTGTCAATGGACACCACATGATAATGGTTGAAGGTGCAAAGACTACAACAGAGACAACAAAAGGTTGTGTAAGTTTCTAAATCTATTACTATGTAAATAATAATACAAGGATAAATTGGTCAAAACACGAGTACATATTTATTGTACAAACAAAAAAAGTTGTGGCTCAAAATATATACAGATACATTAATATTTTGATGTTGTTTACTCATTCAAAGTTGTATCTCTCTATATTTCTGTCtttaatgtatatgtatatacattGAGGCATAATTGAATCATTTGTTGTTAATTTATGTCGTAATGTGTTTaatttgttttggaaatcatGGTCTAATTGATTAGAATTCATTACCCTCATTTCATTTTATAGTCCCTCCAAACGAAACTCCTGTGAAACTTGAGGTCTGTGTCAAATTTTCTTCCGATTTTTTACGAGGCTCCACATTTTTTTAgctaatttttgtttatttttgtggCTTATACTATGAATAATTCAAAAGATGATTATATTTTGAATTTTCAGGGGAAGATTGTTCCGATCTTGGAATGCTGGATTCTTGGATTTGGATCTTTGGTCACATGGAATAGTATGTTAACCACAAGATACTGCTATTATGCGCCACTTCCAGTAAGTAAAAAAATGCATCATAATCTTTTCAACTTGCTAAATTTGTTATGGTCAAAcgaaaaaaaaatgttaatactTTTACGTTACATCGGTTTCTGATATTTTGGAACCACCCTGAGAACTGTTGGGACCGGAATCTGTTCCAGATACTCggtttctatttttttaaatatttttattgaaataaaacataaataaattttaATAGTCTAAAAGTTCAGTTATATCATATGCTTTTTGTCTGATACTATTATGTATTATGTTGTTTGACTTCCACTCAGTGACCAAAAATACTTATTAGCCTAAACGTTTTTAATATATTATCATCATGAATTTTCATGTAAAGTTATTAAAATTTAACAATAGCCGAGAAATCAATTTCTAATTTTGATTATTTTCTCCTCAACTATCTTTTCTGTCATTTTTATATGTGATTTCACCCTACAAGAAATCAGTCGAATGGTTTCCACTGTTTATGTTAACATTTCttttatttggattttttttaaatgattgtttttttgtgtgtttttcttgATATATTTTCTCAGCATCTTGACATAGCCAGATTGCATCCTGTCAATGTAGTTACAAATCACAAAACCAGCTTCTAATTATGATGCCATGTGTAAAGTTTTTGGCATTCACAAGAAGGAGGTAAATGTTTAATGCCTATTTTAAACCCTATCTGGTCTTTTTTTATAACCTTTTTTTTTGTTACTACTGTAGTTTTGGCAAAAAGATCTCAGTAAAcacaaatttaataaataaacctTATATAACATAAGTTTTTATGGTGATTGTTTATTCTAAAATCTTCTTTTCGTATACCAAGCTTACATGTAATGATTTATGCCCTCAGGTACCTGAATCCAAGTTTAAGGAGTGTTGGCAACACTAGCTGTTCCCTTCCAGTTGATGTGCTTATATCATGTAATCATGAATTCAAGTTTAAATGGTAGGGTGAAGTTTTTATAAGTTTTCTCACTTCATTCACTacctattaatttaaattattattacAATGCTTCTTCTATTTGTTGTTCTCAGGTTCCATTGATGCATTTATCACTTATTATGCAGGAAGACCATGAAGGCATCAATTCTTTTTTAATAATGTCCAACATGTTGATTCTATTCCTAAGGAAGACAATGGCTCTATCTCTGAACCCTTGGGTCTTGTGTGTTACTATGTTTCAGCCGAAGAACCTAGGAATGGACTCACCAATTCCATGGAATCAGGTAATGATGGGAGTCGAGCTTCAAGAAGTGGACAAGCAACCGTGAATCTTTACACCTATACCTATCTTGATGAGCAACCATGAATCAAATTACATACTATGCTCTGAAACGTTTCTATTTTGGTAGTTTCTTTAATGATAGTTCTCTCATCTTTTTCATTCCAGGAAAATTAGGTGGAGATCTACATTATACAAGTGATAATAGTGTTGGCGATTGTAGTTGCACCTGTTCTATCTATTCCTTCATTCGTTACTCCAAAACCTTCTTATTCATCGTTGGTACACTTAATAGTTTTTTTAGTATAACCTAAAATTTAGTTTTCTAATCTAATTTAACAGCAGTGGACTTATTGATCTGTTTCTGGTGTTGGATTATTTATGTTTCATCAaatcaaataaattttataaatcaggaaaaaaattcataacttacaCGTGTTTAAATTTTCCTTTGCAAAAATTGATTGTTTTAATGAATTGTTGTAAGGACTACACTTGACACCAGTTGTGGGGTACGtatgtttttattttcaattctatctgaatgtttttttatttgatttaggatttttgaaaattctgattttttctttttttggcgTTATTTTTACGTTGCAAGTTTTGGTCCTTACCTATGGAAGAGAAATGTGATAGCACTGTCATTTGCACCTACAGATAACCATGAAGCGGAAGTTCAAGTTTTGGTCCTTACCTATGGAAGAGACATGGCTCATTGCTCCCGCTGCTTGATTCCATGTGGTTCAAATGGTGCGGACAATTTTTAGTATTTTAATTAATTGGGcagatttttcaaaatacaatgtcTTAAACGAAAGTACATTGGTATTTGTTGATGTAGATGGAAAGTACATGATGGAAATTCATCGGGTTCTTAAACCGGGTGGGTACTGGGTCCCGATGACATTTGGtgaaaaaacattttattttatttattaattcttgaattcaacaaaaaattttataattttttttatattataggTACAAGAAAATGGAATCGTGTGCGAGTCCTGGAAGTGGAGGTGATTAGGTGGCGTTTGTTGAACAACTTTATGATGCGGTTGAGAAATATATGGAGGATGGTAAACAAATGGAATAGACATGAGAATTGTTATAAACGGATGAATGGAATAATTGACTCCAGAAAATGTAATGGATATAAATACAAGGATTTGCAGTTGGAAATCCTAGGTGTGAAATGTTTTTGAAGAATGCAAAGAAGGTATAGTAAGCACATTGTTCGTATTTAGCTGTTCCATTCATGGGTTTTTGCACCAAAGGGTTCTTAAATGTATGAAGGTTGAAATTCTGCCCCCCGCGGAGCGGGGGTAACCATCTAGTTTAGATTAAATAAGTTATATCTATTTTTACTACTATTTCAcatattttaaagtttaaaatattataaaaatcttTATCAGATTAAAAACTAGTTTTATAAAATAACTATTAATATGTTATTAAGTTTAGTTTGTTAAAATTTAAAGGGTCTTTGGCCTAGTGATAAGGAGTGACTCTCACAAATAAAAAGTCATAGGTTCAAATCTCTTAGAAGACATAGGTAATATTTAGGTATAGAAGTTAGTGACTATCCACATTCACAATCCAACCCAAGGGAACTATTCACCATATGACATTAAAGTGATACCTTCAGCAGCATCCTATTTTTTacgtaaatatatataaaaaatcaaaAGATATTTAAGCCCATTTTTATCCTTTCTTAAGTAATAATTACTTTTCATTCATGGTAGAATATAAAagttttttcataaaattttCTATACGAATTGCATATTGAAGTATagtcaaaataataattttttcatATACACCAGTCGATTATAAAAGTTAAAATATTTAAACTTGCCTCAAAAAGAAAACTACCACTTGGatcctttaaatattaaaatataaaccaAACTTTGTTTGATACAAAAGCTTTTGGTCGCTTGTTTTCGCCTACTTtcctttattttaatattttttcacGACCGAATAGATAAAGAATTCAGCGATGGGTCAAGTCTTTAATAATGGGTAaatgaattttatatatatatatatatatatatatatatatatatatatatatatatatatatatatatatatatatatatatatatatatatatatatatatatatatatatatatatatatatatatatatatataggagagggttcaattgagaaaaaaaaaaggttgagaatgggggaatcattctcagccaatcatttatttttgccgcaaaagcctccaacGTACCGGCAGAAATGAGAAacgaatgcacatgtgttttccaacataacatatttccttaaactatgctaatcattaccttaatatatacaaaaacatagttttttttcgtttttttttaaatttttataagctatttttatcaaaaaatgattttaaatataccaaaattcatgattttttattctttacaaatagacatccatattgatatagttttaagataaaataaaaaatttatttttttatattttcagctatcattattcataaatgaataacaatgCATCAAgttttattacagtacattcgttattcacttacgaataaaaaatatgatttttttttataatttaagtatcattcatatatgaatatagcatataataaacataatatattcatattttaatatcggacgatgaattcacttgtgaatattaacatagtatattcactttataaatattagatgatatattcacttatgaatattaaatgatatttcatatgtgaatattacatagtattatatGGTATATCAAATGTGAATATTACagagtatattcatttgtgaatattagatgatatatttacttatgaatattacacagtatattcacatatgaatattacaaagtatattcacttatgaatattgaaggtattttgacaaatatatataatttttatatgttattcacatatgaataacctacagacttgcatatttgttttgtgtttttaataatcatataccgattcaggtgagaaaacatattcatatgtgaatataacgtggtaattttgacaaatataaaaattatatatatttgtcaaaatattgaaggtattttgacaaatatatataatttttatatgtgattcacatataaataacatacaggcttgcatatttgttttgtgtttttaataatcatatacttattcaggtgagaaaacatattcatatatgaatataacgtggtaatttagtttatgcatttcatcaaacagttggagtgcaaacaagttaactattttaaaaatgttaaaaacatcaagttatcaattccaaatcatcatatacttccgatttcgacttcagatgcgacatcctatctctgatcgatttctcaatttgattttgatttccgaaaatccgaTTGGGAACCTGTGATTACCGATTCTAAGTCCCTCAATGTCGACTGTGACTGCGAGTCCAGAATtcgattccaatttcatgaacagcgaagaaattctggtttagttgaagaaatctggataaTTATTGAAGGTTGGATGAaaattttgatgatgaacgaaCAATTATCGAATTATCTATAGttatgtatttgagattgaaggttattacgatatttacaagtttaccaccgtgtcttttatgcttagattaaatgagtggctgagaatgattcccccattctcaaccttttttattttctcaattgaacccacctctctctctctctctctctctctctatatatatatatatatatatatatatatatatatatatatatatatatagagagagagagagagagagagagaaaaaatcctaaaaaaaaccctaaaaatcataaaaatacataaaaagaatACTTAGAGAACACAGGActttcttttgaattttt is a window of Lactuca sativa cultivar Salinas chromosome 1, Lsat_Salinas_v11, whole genome shotgun sequence DNA encoding:
- the LOC111892175 gene encoding uncharacterized protein LOC111892175 isoform X2 yields the protein MESGKLGGDLHYTSDNSVGDCSCTCSIYSFIRYSKTFLFIVDNHEAEVQVLVLTYGRDMAHCSRCLIPCGSNDGKYMMEIHRVLKPGTRKWNRVRVLEVEVIRWRLLNNFMMRLRNIWRMVNKWNRHENCYKRMNGIIDSRKCNGYKYKDLQLEILGVKCF
- the LOC111892175 gene encoding probable methyltransferase PMT19 isoform X1, with the protein product MESGKLGGDLHYTSDNSVGDCSCTCSIYSFIRYSKTFLFIVDNHEAEVQVLVLTYGRDMAHCSRCLIPCGSNDGKYMMEIHRVLKPGGYWVPMTFGTRKWNRVRVLEVEVIRWRLLNNFMMRLRNIWRMVNKWNRHENCYKRMNGIIDSRKCNGYKYKDLQLEILGVKCF